A window of Cellulomonas sp. SLBN-39 genomic DNA:
CCGTCGTCGCGGGCGGTGCGGAGGGCGTCCCGGCGGAGGGGGCTCAGCCCACCTTCACCAGCTGCCACTGCTGGTTGGTGCCGTTCCAGTCGGTGTACTGGACGATGTTCCCGCCGTCGGCGGTGGAGGCGCCCTGCACCTCGACGGCCTTGCCGCTGTTGCGGTTGATCAGCTGGACGTACCCGTCGACCGTCTGGATGCTGAACTGCTGGTTGGCGCCGTTGTTGTCGCTCCACTGCTGGACCGCCGCACCGTCGGCGGTGGACTTCGCGGCCACGTCGAGGACCTTGCCGGACAGCCGCGACTTCAGCCGGTAGTAGCCGTTGCCGGAGCTGACGAACTGCCACTGCTGCTGCGTGCCGCCGTTGCGGGCCCACTGGGTGATGCGCGCGCCGTCCGCGGTGGACAGGTTGTAGACGTCGATGGCCTTGCCGCTGTTGCGGTTGACCAGCGTGTACCAGGCCGCGGTGTCCACCGGGCCGGAGTTCCCCGGGTTGCCGGCCGGGTTGCCGATGCTCCCCGGCACGGCGCGCAGCGCGGTGAACCAGGCGGCCGCCATCTTGTCGTAGCCCGCCGCGTTGGGGTGCACGCCGTCGGGCAGGTCGTTCACGCTCACCGCGTTGTACATGTCGACGAGGTGCACCTTCTTCCCCGCGGCGGCCCTGCTCGACACGATGCCGGGGATGGCGGCGTTGTAGGCCCGGACCTTGGCGTCGGCGTACGACACCGGGATCAGGGTCGCGACGAACACGTCGGTCTGCGGGGACGTGCTGGTGATCTTGTCGATCACCCCCGCGAGCCGCGCCGGTGCGTTCGCCAGGTCGCGGTTCTGGCTGATGTCGTTGGTGCCGATGTGCAGCAGCACCGTGCGCGGCTGGTACGTGCGCACCCAGCTCACGACGTTCGCGTCGATCTGGTCGATCCGCCAGCCCGAGTGCCCCTCGTGGTCGTGGTCCCCGAGGCTCGCCGGCCCGTTGAAGCCCGACCCCACGAAGTCCGTGGTGTAGCCGTTCTGCGCCAGCCGCTGCCACAGCCCGACGCGGTACCCGCCGCCGCCCATGCCGACGCCGTCCGTGATCGAGTCGCCCAGGGGCATCACGCGGGTGCCCCCGTTGCTCTCCGCGGACGCGGGCGTGGACGGCGCCAGGACACCTCCTGCCAGCGCGACGCAGAGCGTGACGGCGAGCAGCAGCCGTCGGCCGAATCTGTGCATGAGGTCTGCCTCCTGGGATGGCGGCACGTGCGACCCATCGGGCGCGACGGTGCGCCGGCGGGCGTGCCCCGCGACCTCGGGCCGGTGCCGTGCGGTCGTGCGGTCGGGACGTGCTCGGGACCGGTGACGTGCCTGGGCGGTGAGATCCCGCCGATGTGAACGATCACGCGGCGAGACCGGGCCCCACTCTGGCACGCGCTCGCGGGCCGGGCGATGCACTCGAATCGATTAAGCCAAAGGCCGGCACGCCGCCCCTGGGTGACCCCGCAGCACCTAATCGTTTGGCCGATCGCGAACCCGACGAGGCCGGTGCCAGAGTGCGCGGTGCCGCGATGTGATCGTCCACAACCGGTCCGGGCAGGACCGGTCCCGCCCTCACCGAGGTCACGCGCACCGGCGGGCGCTGCTGGTGCCTGCCGGCTGCGGGCGGGACGGTCGGGTGCGCACCGGACGACCGACGACGAGGGGACGGATCATGCGGAGAGCTCGACGATCACGCCGGACCTGGGGCTTCACGCTGGCGGTGGCGACGCTGATCACGGGGGTGATGGTCGCCGAGGCGCCTGTGGCGTCCGCCGCGAGCGGCTGCCGGGTGGACTACGTCGTCGCCTCGCAGTGGAACAGCGGGTTCACGGCCGGCGTCAAGGTCACCAACCTCGGTG
This region includes:
- a CDS encoding RICIN domain-containing protein codes for the protein MHRFGRRLLLAVTLCVALAGGVLAPSTPASAESNGGTRVMPLGDSITDGVGMGGGGYRVGLWQRLAQNGYTTDFVGSGFNGPASLGDHDHEGHSGWRIDQIDANVVSWVRTYQPRTVLLHIGTNDISQNRDLANAPARLAGVIDKITSTSPQTDVFVATLIPVSYADAKVRAYNAAIPGIVSSRAAAGKKVHLVDMYNAVSVNDLPDGVHPNAAGYDKMAAAWFTALRAVPGSIGNPAGNPGNSGPVDTAAWYTLVNRNSGKAIDVYNLSTADGARITQWARNGGTQQQWQFVSSGNGYYRLKSRLSGKVLDVAAKSTADGAAVQQWSDNNGANQQFSIQTVDGYVQLINRNSGKAVEVQGASTADGGNIVQYTDWNGTNQQWQLVKVG